One genomic window of Polyangium aurulentum includes the following:
- a CDS encoding serine/threonine protein kinase yields MQSIALGPRFSLGKYRLIAEIGRGGMADIFLAAAEGLAGVQKMVVLKVHREDDDVDGTGLVMFLDEARLVARLGHPNVVQAYEAGCAEGQHFIAMEFLDGQPLHLVRQRLPPGEGLPMAAYVRLLADVLAGLHHAHELEDFDGRPLGVVHRDVTPHNVFVTYDGHAKVMDFGVAKAVGASTVSQFGEVKGKLAYMSPEQVRGEPVDRRTDVFAVGVMLWELVAGRRLWKGVPELVLIRRLGDGEIPDLREVCPDAPANLARVIARAMAPRAEDRHPTALAMAMDLEACLEGPEAREAARVVTGVAVAGAFAEERAKLRALAREAMAPASGTRIISALPNLGASSPFYALTDSVPPPSASGPVMIMSRGDVEPAPVTARAGMPLPETEPGSARRAALGLASPSLGSARCPALGPTQLARAAVGPTIAARTMPSPAMPAPTPLTSVMLRVHVTPSHARLFMDDELLSVGPYVGRIPRDGRTRSLRVEAPQYASWSERVLASTDITIAVALARREPPPPPSSKHIPRMSSRPVQVVLRAGPLSAAAVANAPAHSTAPTILPPAPDDEPSVPTEPSGRF; encoded by the coding sequence ATGCAATCGATTGCCTTGGGCCCGCGATTTTCGCTGGGCAAGTATCGGCTGATCGCCGAGATCGGGCGAGGCGGGATGGCCGACATCTTCCTCGCCGCAGCCGAAGGGCTCGCGGGCGTTCAGAAGATGGTGGTGCTCAAGGTGCACCGCGAGGACGACGACGTGGACGGCACCGGTCTCGTCATGTTCCTCGACGAGGCGCGCCTCGTCGCCCGCCTGGGACATCCCAACGTCGTGCAGGCGTACGAGGCCGGATGCGCCGAGGGGCAGCATTTCATCGCCATGGAGTTCCTCGACGGGCAGCCCCTGCACCTCGTCCGCCAGCGCCTGCCGCCGGGCGAAGGGCTGCCGATGGCGGCGTACGTCCGCCTGCTGGCGGATGTGCTCGCTGGCCTGCACCACGCCCACGAGCTCGAGGATTTCGACGGCCGGCCGCTCGGCGTGGTCCACCGCGACGTCACCCCGCACAACGTCTTCGTCACCTACGACGGCCACGCCAAGGTCATGGACTTCGGCGTCGCCAAGGCCGTCGGCGCCTCCACCGTGAGCCAGTTCGGCGAGGTGAAGGGCAAGCTCGCCTATATGTCGCCCGAGCAGGTGCGCGGTGAGCCCGTCGATCGGCGCACCGATGTCTTCGCCGTCGGCGTCATGCTCTGGGAGCTCGTCGCCGGCCGCCGCCTCTGGAAGGGCGTGCCCGAGCTCGTCCTCATCCGGCGGCTCGGCGACGGCGAGATCCCCGATCTGCGGGAGGTTTGCCCCGACGCACCCGCGAACCTCGCCCGCGTGATCGCCCGCGCGATGGCCCCGCGCGCCGAGGATCGCCATCCGACCGCGCTCGCCATGGCCATGGACCTCGAGGCCTGCCTCGAAGGGCCCGAGGCTCGCGAGGCTGCGCGCGTCGTCACGGGCGTCGCGGTGGCGGGCGCGTTCGCCGAGGAGCGGGCGAAATTGCGGGCGCTCGCCCGCGAGGCCATGGCCCCGGCGAGCGGCACGCGGATCATCTCGGCGCTCCCGAACCTCGGCGCGAGCTCGCCTTTCTATGCGCTCACCGACTCGGTCCCGCCGCCGAGCGCGTCCGGGCCGGTGATGATCATGTCCCGCGGCGACGTCGAGCCTGCGCCCGTGACCGCGCGCGCGGGGATGCCCTTGCCCGAGACCGAGCCGGGCTCCGCGAGGCGCGCCGCGCTCGGCCTCGCGTCCCCCTCGCTCGGCTCTGCTCGCTGCCCCGCGCTCGGGCCCACGCAGCTCGCGCGCGCCGCGGTTGGTCCGACGATCGCCGCCCGCACGATGCCTTCGCCCGCCATGCCTGCGCCCACGCCGCTCACCTCGGTGATGCTCCGGGTGCACGTGACGCCGTCGCACGCGCGGCTCTTCATGGACGACGAGCTTCTGTCCGTCGGGCCTTACGTCGGGCGCATTCCGCGCGACGGTCGCACGCGCTCGCTGCGCGTCGAGGCGCCCCAGTACGCTTCCTGGTCCGAGCGCGTCCTCGCCTCGACCGACATCACCATCGCGGTCGCCCTCGCGCGTCGCGAGCCGCCTCCGCCGCCCTCGAGCAAGCACATCCCCCGCATGTCGTCCCGCCCCGTGCAGGTCGTCCTGCGCGCCGGTCCGCTCTCCGCCGCGGCAGTGGCGAATGCGCCCGCGCACTCCACGGCCCCGACGATCCTGCCTCCGGCCCCCGACGACGAGCCCTCCGTTCCGACCGAGCCCTCGGGGCGCTTCTAG